A section of the Falco rusticolus isolate bFalRus1 chromosome Z, bFalRus1.pri, whole genome shotgun sequence genome encodes:
- the RIC1 gene encoding guanine nucleotide exchange factor subunit RIC1 isoform X3, whose product MYFLSGWPKRLLCPLEVLEQPLHIQTDPQRAFFAVLSPSQLSIWYCRPSVLIVSYKELSKAASQFGPYKQAEWRPDSTMIAVSTANGYILFFEIPSARDKYLYEPVYPKGGPHLKGTPHYKEEQCAPSLNLEMKKVLDLQASITSLQSTIEDLLVATADGFLHLIHWDGMTNGRKAINLCTVPFSVDLQSSRAGSLLGFEDVYVRDMEYCATLDGFAVVFNDGRVGFITPMSSKFTAEQLHGVWAQDVIDGTCVAVNNKYRLMAFGCANGSVQVYTIDTTTGAMQFSHKLELTPKQYPDIWNKTGPVKLMRWSPDSCVVMVTWECGGLSLWSVFGAQLICTLGGDFAYQSDGSKKDPLKISSMTWGSEGYHLWVIDGSSSNVKPERDANNEAHQFGILQFHFIKSALTVNPCMSNQEQVLLQGEDRLYLNCGDATQAQSPRNASAHSEHKPTRERGPFSDVSLDSQGLSTLLGHRHWHVVQIHSTYLESNWPIRFSAIDKLGQNVAVVGKFGFAHYSLLTKKWKLFGNITQEQNMMVTGGLAWWNDFIVLACYNLNDHQEELRVYLRTSNLDNAFAHITKLQADTLLLSIFRDIVILFRADCSICLYSIERRPEGLNPTASIQVLQEVSMSRYIPHPFLVVSVTLTSVRTETGITLKMPQQACEAESIMLNLAGQLIMLQRDRSGPQIRDKDNNPNQRKHLPFCAPVVLAQSVENVWTTCRINKQKRHLLEALWLSCGGAGMKVWLPLFPRDHRKPHSFLSRRIMLPFHINIYPLAVLFEDALVLGAVNDTVLYDCLYTQTSAREHLEVLFPFSIVERTSQIYLHHILRQLLVRNLGEQALLLAHSCATLPYFSHVLELMLHEVLEEEATSREPIPDPLLPTVAKFITEFPLFLQTVVHCARKTEYALWNYLFAAVGNPKDLFEECLMAQDLDTAASYLIILQNMEVPAVSRQHATLLFNTALEQGKWDLCRHMIRFLKAIGSGETETPPATPTTQEPSSSSGFEFFRHRSISLSQSAENLHGKFNLTKTLSMPSGPSGKRWSKDSDCAENMYIDMMLWRHARHLLEEIKLKDLGCFAAQLGFELIGWLCKERARAARVEDFVFALKKLHKDFLWPFPVIPASSINSPFKNGKYKTAVGEQLLKSQSADTFVNMEMDTGVSNTPRSRSWLGTIGSSQREIDNVSSHGPHMQDAFLSPLLSKGDECSIGSATDLTETSSVVDGDWTMVDENFSSLSLTQSELEHLSLELASKGPHKSQVQLRYLLHIFMEAGCLDWCIIIGLILRESSVINQVFSIMQSSDIDGEICQNIKTGLHAVDKWASTDCPGYKPFLNSIKPQIQKLSEIVEEQVQPEAFQPVNLSKVTEQANPRAEESRTSSSHGTNPQSDAGSSNASRHEEDKSKTEDEDSFQEGSYDCIVS is encoded by the exons agGAGGCCCACATCTAAAAGGAACCCCACATTATAAGGAAGAACAGTGTGCTCCTTCATTAAACCTAGAAATGAAGAAGGTGCTGGACTTGCAAGCCTCTATCACAAG TTTGCAGTCCACGATAGAGGATCTACTTGTGGCTACTGCTGATGGATTTCTCCATCTCATTCACTGGGATGGTATGACCAATGGAAGGAAAGCCATCAACTTGTGTACAGTTCCATTTTCTGTGGACCTCCAGTCTTCTCGAG CAGGTTCACTTTTGGGCTTTGAAGATGTTTATGTCAGAGATATGGAATACTGTGCCACGCTTgatggttttgctgttgttttcaatGATGGCAGAGTTGGTTTCATAACACCAATGTCAAGCAAATTCACTGCTGAG CAGCTCCACGGTGTCTGGGCTCAAGATGTGATTGATGGAACTTGTGTGGCAGTAAATAACAAATACAGGCTAATGGCATTTGGATGTGCCAA CGGCTCTGTGCAGGTTTATACAATAGATACCACCACTGGCGCCATGCAGTTTTCTCATAAATTGGAGCTGACACCAAAACAGTATCCTG atatCTGGAATAAAACAGGACCTGTTAAACTAATGCGATGGTCACCTGATAGCTGTGTTGTGATGGTGACCTGGGAATGTGGAGGCTTGTCATTGTGGAGTGTTTTTGGTGCTCAGCTTATCTGTACTTTAGGAGGTGATTTTGC gTATCAGTCTGATGGTTCCAAAAAGGACCCTCTAAAGATCAGTTCTATG ACCTGGGGATCAGAAGGGTATCATCTGTGGGTTATTGATGGGAGTTCTTCAAACGTGAAGCCTGAAAGAGATGCAAATAATGAAGCTCACCAGTTTGGTATTCTGCAGTTTCATTTCATCAAGAGTGCACTCACTGTTAATCCTTGCATG aGTAACCAGGAACAAGTCCTCCTTCAAGGAGAAGATCGCTTATATTTGAACTGTGGAGATGCAACCCAGGCTCAGAGTCCCAGAAATGCTTCAGCACACTCTGAACATAAGCCTACCAGGGAGAGAGGCCCATTTTCGGATGTCAGTTTAGATTCTCAGGGTTTAAGCACTTTACTAGGACACAGGCATTGGCATGTTGTACAG attcATAGTACGTATCTAGAGAGCAACTGGCCTATAAGG ttttcagCCATTGACAAGCTTGGACAGAATGTAGCTGTTGTTGGCAAGTTTGGTTTTGCACATTATTCTTTACTTACCAAAAAATGGAAGCTATTTGGAAACATTACCCAG gagcAAAATATGATGGTAACAGGTGGCTTAGCGTGGTGGAATGACTTCATTGTTCTTGCATGTTATAATTTAAATGATCATCAGGAAGAG CTGAGAGTCTACCTGCGAACATCTAATCTTGACAATGCATTTGCACACATCACCAAACTGCAAGCAGACACGTTACTACTGAGCATCTTCCGGGACATTGTAATATTGTTCAGAGCAGATTGTTCCATTTGCCTTTACAGTATTGAGAGAAGGCCTGAAGG TCTTAACCCTACTGCCAGTATCCAAGTTCTTCAAGAAGTGTCCATGTCTCGGTACATTCCTCATCCTTTTCTTGTAGTGTCTGTTACATTGACATCAGTGAGGACAGAGACTGGCATCACCTTGAAGATGCCTCAGCAG GCTTGTGAGGCTGAAAGTATTATGCTAAATTTAGCAGGACAACTCATCATGTTGCAAAGGGATCGATCTGGACCCCAGATACGAGATAAGGATAATAACCCTAATCAAAGGAAGCAT ctgcCTTTTTGTGCTCCAGTTGTCCTAGCCCAGTCTGTTGAAAATGTATGGACTACTTGCAGGATCAACAAACAGAAACGCCACTTACTGGAGGCTCTGTGGCTCAGCTGTGGTGGGGCAGGTATGAAAGTCTGGCTTCCCCTGTTTCCCAGAGATCATCGAAAACCGCATTCCTTTCTGTCAAGACGGATCATGCTGCCTTTCCACATCAACATATACCCATTGGCTGTTTTGTTTGAAGATGCCTTGGTTCTTGGTGCTGTTAATGACACTGTGCTCTATGACTGTTTATACACTCAAACCAGTGCTAGAGAACACTTAGAggttctctttcctttctccattgTTGAGAGAACCTCTCAGATCTACCTCCATCACATTTTACGCCAGCTCTTGGTTAGGAACCTCGGTGAACAAGCCTTGCTTTTGGCCCACTCCTGTGCCACGTTACCATACTTTTCTCATGTACTAGAACTGATGCTTCATGAAGTGCTGGAAGAAGAAGCTACCTCGCGGGAACCCATTCCCGacccactgcttcccactgtgGCGAAGTTCATTACAGAGTTCCCCCTCTTCCTGCAGACAGTTGTTCATTGTGCTAGGAAGACAGAATATGCCCTGTGGAATTAcctgtttgctgctgttggaaACCCAAAGGACTTATTTGAGGAGTGCTTAATGGCCCAGGATTTGGACACAGCTGCCTCTTATCTTATTATCCTACAG AATATGGAAGTTCCAGCAGTTAGCAGACAACATGCTACTCTCCTATTTAATACTGCCTTAGAGCAGGGAAAGTGGGATCTTTGTCGTCATATGATCAGATTTCTTAAAGCCATTGGTTCTGGAGAAACAGAGACACCTCCAGCTACACCAACAACTCAG gAACCTAGTTCAAGTAGTGGCTTTGAGTTCTTCAGACATCGCAGCATTAGTTTATCCCAATCAGCAGAGAATCTTCATGGCAAGTTTAATTTGACAAAGACACTGAGTATGCCCTCTGGCCCATCTGGAAAAAG GTGGAGTAAAGACAGCGACTGTGCTGAGAACATGTACATCGACATGATGCTCTGGCGGCATGCTCGGCATCTGCTAGAAGAAATCAAGCTGAAAGACCTGGGCTGCTTTGCTGCACAGTTAGGCTTTGAGCTGATCGGGTGGCTGTGCAAGGAGCGAGCCAGAGCTGCCCGTGTGGAggattttgtgtttgctttgaaaaagctgCACAAGGATTTCCTCTGGCCATTTCCAGTCATACCGGCTTCCTCCATTAATTCACCTTTCAAGAATGGAAAGTACAAGACAG ctgtggggGAGCAGCTGCTAAAATCTCAGTCTGCAGACACCTTCGTAAACATGGAAATGGACACAGGGGTTTCAAACACACCTCGGAGTCGCAGCTGGCTTGGCACTATCGGCTCCTCTCAGAGGGAGATTGACAACGTTTCATCCCATGGACCACACATGCAAGATGcattcctttctcctttgctaAGCAAAG GTGATGAATGCAGCATTGGTTCAGCAACAGACCTGACGGAAACAAGTTCTGTGGTGGATGGTGACTGGACCATGGTGGATGAAAACTTCTCCAGTTTAAGTTTAACTCAGTCAGAGCTTGAACATCTCTCTTTGGAACTGGCTAGTAAAGGGCCGCACAAGTCACAGGTCCAGCTGCG GTACTTGCTACATATCTTCATGGAAGCAGGATGTCTGGATTGGTGTATTATCATAGGCCTTATCCTCAGAGAATCTTCAGTGATCAACCAGGTTTTCAGCATAATGCAATCCTCTGATATTGATGGAGAAATCTGTCAGAATATCAAGACTGGCCTACATGCTGTTGACAAATGGGCTTCTACAGATTG CCCTGGGTACAAGCCATTTCTGAATAGCATCAAACCACAGATCCAGAAACTAAGTGAAATAGTAGAAGAGCAAGTACAGCCTGAAGCTTTTCAGCCAGTGAATCTTTCTAAGGTTACTGAACAAGCAAACCCCAGAGCTGAGGAAAGCAGGACGTCTTCTAGCCATGGCACTAATCCTCAGAGTGATGCTGGGAGCAGCAATGCAAGCAGGCATGAAGAGGACAAATCTAAGACAGAGGATGAGGATTCATTCCAAGAAGGCAGTTATGACTGTATTGTGTCTTAA
- the RIC1 gene encoding guanine nucleotide exchange factor subunit RIC1 isoform X6 — protein MFLFQTANGYILFFEIPSARDKYLYEPVYPKGGPHLKGTPHYKEEQCAPSLNLEMKKVLDLQASITSLQSTIEDLLVATADGFLHLIHWDGMTNGRKAINLCTVPFSVDLQSSRAGSLLGFEDVYVRDMEYCATLDGFAVVFNDGRVGFITPMSSKFTAEQLHGVWAQDVIDGTCVAVNNKYRLMAFGCANGSVQVYTIDTTTGAMQFSHKLELTPKQYPDIWNKTGPVKLMRWSPDSCVVMVTWECGGLSLWSVFGAQLICTLGGDFAYQSDGSKKDPLKISSMTWGSEGYHLWVIDGSSSNVKPERDANNEAHQFGILQFHFIKSALTVNPCMSNQEQVLLQGEDRLYLNCGDATQAQSPRNASAHSEHKPTRERGPFSDVSLDSQGLSTLLGHRHWHVVQIHSTYLESNWPIRFSAIDKLGQNVAVVGKFGFAHYSLLTKKWKLFGNITQEQNMMVTGGLAWWNDFIVLACYNLNDHQEELRVYLRTSNLDNAFAHITKLQADTLLLSIFRDIVILFRADCSICLYSIERRPEGLNPTASIQVLQEVSMSRYIPHPFLVVSVTLTSVRTETGITLKMPQQACEAESIMLNLAGQLIMLQRDRSGPQIRDKDNNPNQRKHLPFCAPVVLAQSVENVWTTCRINKQKRHLLEALWLSCGGAGMKVWLPLFPRDHRKPHSFLSRRIMLPFHINIYPLAVLFEDALVLGAVNDTVLYDCLYTQTSAREHLEVLFPFSIVERTSQIYLHHILRQLLVRNLGEQALLLAHSCATLPYFSHVLELMLHEVLEEEATSREPIPDPLLPTVAKFITEFPLFLQTVVHCARKTEYALWNYLFAAVGNPKDLFEECLMAQDLDTAASYLIILQNMEVPAVSRQHATLLFNTALEQGKWDLCRHMIRFLKAIGSGETETPPATPTTQEPSSSSGFEFFRHRSISLSQSAENLHGKFNLTKTLSMPSGPSGKRWSKDSDCAENMYIDMMLWRHARHLLEEIKLKDLGCFAAQLGFELIGWLCKERARAARVEDFVFALKKLHKDFLWPFPVIPASSINSPFKNGKYKTGAVTSELIWNKFSFCCPVPISLTVGEQLLKSQSADTFVNMEMDTGVSNTPRSRSWLGTIGSSQREIDNVSSHGPHMQDAFLSPLLSKGDECSIGSATDLTETSSVVDGDWTMVDENFSSLSLTQSELEHLSLELASKGPHKSQVQLRYLLHIFMEAGCLDWCIIIGLILRESSVINQVFSIMQSSDIDGEICQNIKTGLHAVDKWASTDCPGYKPFLNSIKPQIQKLSEIVEEQVQPEAFQPVNLSKVTEQANPRAEESRTSSSHGTNPQSDAGSSNASRHEEDKSKTEDEDSFQEGSYDCIVS, from the exons agGAGGCCCACATCTAAAAGGAACCCCACATTATAAGGAAGAACAGTGTGCTCCTTCATTAAACCTAGAAATGAAGAAGGTGCTGGACTTGCAAGCCTCTATCACAAG TTTGCAGTCCACGATAGAGGATCTACTTGTGGCTACTGCTGATGGATTTCTCCATCTCATTCACTGGGATGGTATGACCAATGGAAGGAAAGCCATCAACTTGTGTACAGTTCCATTTTCTGTGGACCTCCAGTCTTCTCGAG CAGGTTCACTTTTGGGCTTTGAAGATGTTTATGTCAGAGATATGGAATACTGTGCCACGCTTgatggttttgctgttgttttcaatGATGGCAGAGTTGGTTTCATAACACCAATGTCAAGCAAATTCACTGCTGAG CAGCTCCACGGTGTCTGGGCTCAAGATGTGATTGATGGAACTTGTGTGGCAGTAAATAACAAATACAGGCTAATGGCATTTGGATGTGCCAA CGGCTCTGTGCAGGTTTATACAATAGATACCACCACTGGCGCCATGCAGTTTTCTCATAAATTGGAGCTGACACCAAAACAGTATCCTG atatCTGGAATAAAACAGGACCTGTTAAACTAATGCGATGGTCACCTGATAGCTGTGTTGTGATGGTGACCTGGGAATGTGGAGGCTTGTCATTGTGGAGTGTTTTTGGTGCTCAGCTTATCTGTACTTTAGGAGGTGATTTTGC gTATCAGTCTGATGGTTCCAAAAAGGACCCTCTAAAGATCAGTTCTATG ACCTGGGGATCAGAAGGGTATCATCTGTGGGTTATTGATGGGAGTTCTTCAAACGTGAAGCCTGAAAGAGATGCAAATAATGAAGCTCACCAGTTTGGTATTCTGCAGTTTCATTTCATCAAGAGTGCACTCACTGTTAATCCTTGCATG aGTAACCAGGAACAAGTCCTCCTTCAAGGAGAAGATCGCTTATATTTGAACTGTGGAGATGCAACCCAGGCTCAGAGTCCCAGAAATGCTTCAGCACACTCTGAACATAAGCCTACCAGGGAGAGAGGCCCATTTTCGGATGTCAGTTTAGATTCTCAGGGTTTAAGCACTTTACTAGGACACAGGCATTGGCATGTTGTACAG attcATAGTACGTATCTAGAGAGCAACTGGCCTATAAGG ttttcagCCATTGACAAGCTTGGACAGAATGTAGCTGTTGTTGGCAAGTTTGGTTTTGCACATTATTCTTTACTTACCAAAAAATGGAAGCTATTTGGAAACATTACCCAG gagcAAAATATGATGGTAACAGGTGGCTTAGCGTGGTGGAATGACTTCATTGTTCTTGCATGTTATAATTTAAATGATCATCAGGAAGAG CTGAGAGTCTACCTGCGAACATCTAATCTTGACAATGCATTTGCACACATCACCAAACTGCAAGCAGACACGTTACTACTGAGCATCTTCCGGGACATTGTAATATTGTTCAGAGCAGATTGTTCCATTTGCCTTTACAGTATTGAGAGAAGGCCTGAAGG TCTTAACCCTACTGCCAGTATCCAAGTTCTTCAAGAAGTGTCCATGTCTCGGTACATTCCTCATCCTTTTCTTGTAGTGTCTGTTACATTGACATCAGTGAGGACAGAGACTGGCATCACCTTGAAGATGCCTCAGCAG GCTTGTGAGGCTGAAAGTATTATGCTAAATTTAGCAGGACAACTCATCATGTTGCAAAGGGATCGATCTGGACCCCAGATACGAGATAAGGATAATAACCCTAATCAAAGGAAGCAT ctgcCTTTTTGTGCTCCAGTTGTCCTAGCCCAGTCTGTTGAAAATGTATGGACTACTTGCAGGATCAACAAACAGAAACGCCACTTACTGGAGGCTCTGTGGCTCAGCTGTGGTGGGGCAGGTATGAAAGTCTGGCTTCCCCTGTTTCCCAGAGATCATCGAAAACCGCATTCCTTTCTGTCAAGACGGATCATGCTGCCTTTCCACATCAACATATACCCATTGGCTGTTTTGTTTGAAGATGCCTTGGTTCTTGGTGCTGTTAATGACACTGTGCTCTATGACTGTTTATACACTCAAACCAGTGCTAGAGAACACTTAGAggttctctttcctttctccattgTTGAGAGAACCTCTCAGATCTACCTCCATCACATTTTACGCCAGCTCTTGGTTAGGAACCTCGGTGAACAAGCCTTGCTTTTGGCCCACTCCTGTGCCACGTTACCATACTTTTCTCATGTACTAGAACTGATGCTTCATGAAGTGCTGGAAGAAGAAGCTACCTCGCGGGAACCCATTCCCGacccactgcttcccactgtgGCGAAGTTCATTACAGAGTTCCCCCTCTTCCTGCAGACAGTTGTTCATTGTGCTAGGAAGACAGAATATGCCCTGTGGAATTAcctgtttgctgctgttggaaACCCAAAGGACTTATTTGAGGAGTGCTTAATGGCCCAGGATTTGGACACAGCTGCCTCTTATCTTATTATCCTACAG AATATGGAAGTTCCAGCAGTTAGCAGACAACATGCTACTCTCCTATTTAATACTGCCTTAGAGCAGGGAAAGTGGGATCTTTGTCGTCATATGATCAGATTTCTTAAAGCCATTGGTTCTGGAGAAACAGAGACACCTCCAGCTACACCAACAACTCAG gAACCTAGTTCAAGTAGTGGCTTTGAGTTCTTCAGACATCGCAGCATTAGTTTATCCCAATCAGCAGAGAATCTTCATGGCAAGTTTAATTTGACAAAGACACTGAGTATGCCCTCTGGCCCATCTGGAAAAAG GTGGAGTAAAGACAGCGACTGTGCTGAGAACATGTACATCGACATGATGCTCTGGCGGCATGCTCGGCATCTGCTAGAAGAAATCAAGCTGAAAGACCTGGGCTGCTTTGCTGCACAGTTAGGCTTTGAGCTGATCGGGTGGCTGTGCAAGGAGCGAGCCAGAGCTGCCCGTGTGGAggattttgtgtttgctttgaaaaagctgCACAAGGATTTCCTCTGGCCATTTCCAGTCATACCGGCTTCCTCCATTAATTCACCTTTCAAGAATGGAAAGTACAAGACAGGTGCTGTAACGTCTGAGTTGATTTGGAAtaagttttccttctgctgtcctGTACCCATCAGTCTGA ctgtggggGAGCAGCTGCTAAAATCTCAGTCTGCAGACACCTTCGTAAACATGGAAATGGACACAGGGGTTTCAAACACACCTCGGAGTCGCAGCTGGCTTGGCACTATCGGCTCCTCTCAGAGGGAGATTGACAACGTTTCATCCCATGGACCACACATGCAAGATGcattcctttctcctttgctaAGCAAAG GTGATGAATGCAGCATTGGTTCAGCAACAGACCTGACGGAAACAAGTTCTGTGGTGGATGGTGACTGGACCATGGTGGATGAAAACTTCTCCAGTTTAAGTTTAACTCAGTCAGAGCTTGAACATCTCTCTTTGGAACTGGCTAGTAAAGGGCCGCACAAGTCACAGGTCCAGCTGCG GTACTTGCTACATATCTTCATGGAAGCAGGATGTCTGGATTGGTGTATTATCATAGGCCTTATCCTCAGAGAATCTTCAGTGATCAACCAGGTTTTCAGCATAATGCAATCCTCTGATATTGATGGAGAAATCTGTCAGAATATCAAGACTGGCCTACATGCTGTTGACAAATGGGCTTCTACAGATTG CCCTGGGTACAAGCCATTTCTGAATAGCATCAAACCACAGATCCAGAAACTAAGTGAAATAGTAGAAGAGCAAGTACAGCCTGAAGCTTTTCAGCCAGTGAATCTTTCTAAGGTTACTGAACAAGCAAACCCCAGAGCTGAGGAAAGCAGGACGTCTTCTAGCCATGGCACTAATCCTCAGAGTGATGCTGGGAGCAGCAATGCAAGCAGGCATGAAGAGGACAAATCTAAGACAGAGGATGAGGATTCATTCCAAGAAGGCAGTTATGACTGTATTGTGTCTTAA